The following is a genomic window from bacterium.
GCAACCGGCTTCATCGTCTGAGCGTCATCGCAAAGCCCGTCCCATCTCAGTGGAGCGCGGGCCGAATCGCCAGGCCTTGGAGGATCTTTGCTTCCGCGATCACCAGTGCTTCCAGACGTTCTTCGACGGAGGCCCGGGGGAAATACTCGTTTGCCAGCTCGATGAAGAGAGCATCGTGCCTGGCCTCCGACGCGGTGATCTCGCGATAGAAACCTTGCAGTGGCGGATCTGTCAGCGCCTCCGCGATCAGGCCGAAGCGTTCGCATCCTCGCGCTTCGACGATTCCGCTCACCAGGAGTCGGTCGAGGAAGTAGTCGTCCCGTCCACTGCGAATCTCCGCTCGCAACGCCCCGACGTAGGGATCCTTGGTGTCGCTTCCCAGGACGAGTCCGCGCTCCGCGACCCGTAGATAGACCTGGTAGAAGTGCTCGAGTTCCTCACGCGCCAGATCCATCATCGCTGCCACCAGCCGTTGGCAATCCGGATAGTGGGTGATCAAAGAGAGGGCTACCGCCGACGCCTTGCGTTCGGCTGCTGCGTGGTCGAGCAGGAACGCATCGAAGTCCGCCAGGACCGCGCTGAGCCAGGCCGGCGATGACGCGGCTCGCAGGGTGATCATGACGGGCAGGGTAATCCAACTGCGCCAAGGGCCGCAGGCGAACGCTAGAGATTCCCCATGGCGGCGAGCGCTCCAGCGCGGGCTTCGTCGAAGGTGCCGACGCCCCGGGCATCGAAAGCGGGATGCGTTTCCCGCTCGAGCTTCAGGGC
Proteins encoded in this region:
- a CDS encoding tRNA-(ms[2]io[6]A)-hydroxylase, with the translated sequence MITLRAASSPAWLSAVLADFDAFLLDHAAAERKASAVALSLITHYPDCQRLVAAMMDLAREELEHFYQVYLRVAERGLVLGSDTKDPYVGALRAEIRSGRDDYFLDRLLVSGIVEARGCERFGLIAEALTDPPLQGFYREITASEARHDALFIELANEYFPRASVEERLEALVIAEAKILQGLAIRPALH